The following are from one region of the Methanoculleus caldifontis genome:
- a CDS encoding SpoIIE family protein phosphatase, with amino-acid sequence MSESEPERPRIRIPVRTKFLLVFLGLSTVALLLAGSLAFVQMDDVGRYALDRSTDLGARAMNDSTAALERNAEESLLRLAQNQAYISNIVFEQVSGDLEIMERYAATIMENPSMVRPRHFYLQDEEPADRRATSLLFLSPGIDAGRLSEERDAAGTMNDIFIPVSATNRHLANVYVGTGSGMAMIYPWTTGLDPACDLRLRSWFSQAVETGGLVWSEPYVDLIGHGLMVTCSRPVYHPEKGWVWVVGADVTVETINQQIIGTQVGDRGYAMLIDQHGNVISRPGLTSGDLRWDASFVAENLLSSENPDLASVAEKMTAGETGVARIRFDDGERFIAYAPVRSVNWSVGVVMPVDEVLAPIEKTRSSIFQASEDTAAHIGSQQDAMKTIFTGAFLGLLAVVALLTLAVTRHFTRPIEELQKGSEAIGRGDLDHRVEVATGDEFEELAHSFNRMTADLRGHVEDLRRTTAEKERIAKELEIAKEIQQSILPESAPVLPGFDLAGFNLPAREVGGDFFDYIPAGEGCWGVEIADVSGKGVPAALFMALSRTLVRASASESSDPVRSILEANRYICMDSKTCMFVTLFYGILDTRKGTFTYVNAGHNPPLLFRAGSSEAELLQGKGIALGIFDDIELELVELRLNPGDTVVFYTDGVNEATNERDEEYGMERLKAFIPGLLDRQAREMIEAIVEDVTAFAGDRPQFDDITLVVLKVG; translated from the coding sequence ATGAGCGAGAGTGAGCCCGAGCGCCCCCGGATCCGGATCCCGGTCAGGACCAAGTTCCTCCTCGTATTCCTGGGTCTCTCGACGGTCGCCCTCCTCCTCGCCGGGTCTCTTGCCTTCGTGCAGATGGACGATGTCGGCCGCTACGCCCTGGACCGGAGCACCGATCTCGGAGCCCGCGCGATGAACGACAGCACCGCCGCGCTCGAGCGCAACGCCGAGGAGTCGCTTCTCCGGCTTGCGCAGAACCAGGCTTACATCAGCAATATCGTCTTTGAGCAGGTGAGCGGGGATCTTGAGATCATGGAGCGGTACGCGGCGACCATCATGGAGAACCCGTCCATGGTCCGGCCGCGGCACTTCTACCTGCAGGACGAAGAGCCGGCAGACCGGCGCGCAACCTCCCTCCTCTTCCTCTCGCCCGGCATCGATGCCGGGCGCCTTAGCGAGGAGCGGGACGCCGCCGGGACGATGAACGACATCTTCATCCCCGTCTCCGCAACGAACCGGCACCTGGCGAATGTCTACGTCGGGACGGGTTCGGGGATGGCGATGATTTACCCCTGGACGACCGGGCTCGATCCTGCATGCGACCTCCGGCTCAGGAGCTGGTTTTCGCAGGCAGTCGAGACCGGGGGTCTCGTCTGGTCCGAGCCGTATGTCGATCTCATCGGGCACGGCCTGATGGTGACCTGCTCGCGGCCGGTCTACCATCCGGAGAAGGGCTGGGTCTGGGTGGTCGGTGCGGACGTCACGGTCGAGACGATCAACCAGCAGATCATCGGGACCCAGGTGGGCGACCGGGGCTACGCGATGCTGATCGACCAGCATGGAAACGTCATCAGCCGGCCCGGCCTCACCTCGGGCGACCTGCGGTGGGACGCGTCGTTCGTCGCCGAGAACCTGCTTTCGAGCGAGAACCCGGATCTCGCTTCGGTCGCCGAAAAGATGACCGCGGGGGAGACGGGGGTCGCCAGGATCAGGTTTGACGACGGCGAGCGGTTCATCGCGTATGCCCCCGTCCGGAGCGTGAACTGGAGCGTCGGTGTCGTGATGCCGGTCGACGAGGTGCTCGCGCCGATAGAGAAGACCCGATCGAGCATCTTCCAGGCCTCGGAGGATACCGCCGCGCATATCGGCAGTCAACAGGACGCAATGAAGACCATCTTCACCGGGGCGTTCCTCGGCCTGCTCGCCGTCGTCGCCCTCCTGACCCTCGCCGTCACCCGGCACTTCACCCGGCCCATCGAGGAACTGCAGAAGGGTTCCGAGGCCATCGGCCGGGGCGACCTCGATCACCGGGTGGAGGTGGCGACCGGGGACGAGTTCGAGGAGCTTGCCCACTCCTTCAACCGGATGACGGCCGATCTGAGAGGACACGTCGAGGATCTCCGTCGGACGACCGCGGAGAAGGAGCGGATCGCAAAGGAGCTTGAGATCGCGAAGGAGATCCAGCAGAGCATCCTGCCCGAGTCGGCGCCGGTGCTTCCCGGGTTCGACCTCGCAGGCTTCAACCTGCCTGCCCGGGAGGTGGGCGGGGACTTCTTCGACTACATCCCTGCCGGCGAAGGTTGCTGGGGCGTCGAGATCGCCGACGTATCGGGGAAGGGCGTTCCCGCCGCACTCTTCATGGCCCTCTCCCGCACCCTCGTCCGGGCGAGCGCGTCGGAGAGCTCCGATCCGGTCAGGTCGATCCTGGAGGCGAACCGCTACATCTGCATGGATTCAAAGACCTGCATGTTCGTCACCCTCTTCTACGGTATCCTCGATACCCGGAAGGGGACCTTCACCTACGTGAACGCAGGCCACAATCCTCCCCTCCTCTTCAGGGCGGGATCGAGCGAGGCGGAACTCCTCCAGGGGAAGGGGATCGCCCTCGGGATCTTCGACGATATCGAGCTCGAACTCGTGGAACTCCGGCTGAACCCCGGCGACACGGTGGTCTTCTACACCGACGGGGTGAACGAGGCCACGAACGAGCGCGACGAGGAGTACGGTATGGAGCGGCTCAAAGCGTTCATCCCGGGACTGCTCGACCGCCAGGCACGGGAGATGATCGAGGCGATCGTGGAGGACGTCACCGCCTTTGCCGGCGACCGGCCGCAGTTCGACGATATCACGCTTGTTGTGCTGAAGGTCGGGTGA
- a CDS encoding PKD domain-containing protein, with the protein MVLLLFALAGPASAVPLLPAEFWGTVTIDGSPAPAGTVVTARIDDRDCGSLATAAAGAYGGDSLFDTRLIVGGEDGDAGKAIVFLVNGMPAGTAVYTPGTSVRLDLAAAGGKATISANVTAGTIPLTVRFTDTSAENPSSWHWSFGDGGTSVEQHPVHTYTLPGNYTVSLSVDGGLATVTRPGYVRVTPVLFGDANEDGAVNQADTLVVLQEVVGLREKPAAGTDRFRKTDVDVNGVIEVGDALFIAQHNVGLRDPWFGLL; encoded by the coding sequence ATGGTACTTCTCCTCTTCGCCCTTGCCGGCCCCGCCTCAGCCGTTCCCCTCCTTCCCGCGGAGTTCTGGGGCACGGTCACGATCGACGGGAGCCCGGCGCCGGCGGGGACCGTCGTCACAGCAAGGATCGACGACCGCGACTGCGGGTCGCTCGCCACGGCGGCTGCCGGGGCCTACGGCGGGGATAGCCTCTTCGATACGCGTCTGATCGTCGGCGGGGAGGACGGCGATGCCGGGAAGGCGATCGTCTTCCTCGTGAACGGTATGCCCGCCGGGACGGCGGTCTACACCCCTGGCACTTCCGTCCGCCTCGATCTTGCGGCCGCCGGCGGGAAAGCGACCATCTCCGCGAACGTGACCGCCGGCACCATCCCGCTCACCGTCCGGTTCACCGACACCTCCGCAGAGAATCCATCATCCTGGCACTGGTCGTTCGGTGACGGCGGCACTTCCGTAGAGCAGCATCCGGTGCATACCTACACCCTCCCCGGCAACTACACCGTCTCGCTCTCGGTGGACGGCGGGCTCGCGACCGTCACGAGACCCGGTTACGTCAGGGTCACCCCGGTCCTCTTCGGGGACGCGAACGAGGACGGCGCGGTCAACCAGGCCGATACCCTCGTCGTCCTCCAGGAGGTCGTAGGTCTCCGGGAGAAGCCTGCCGCCGGGACCGATCGGTTCCGGAAGACGGACGTCGACGTGAACGGCGTGATCGAGGTCGGCGACGCTCTTTTCATCGCCCAGCACAACGTCGGCCTCCGGGACCCGTGGTTCGGGTTGCTGTAG